One genomic segment of Mangifera indica cultivar Alphonso chromosome 6, CATAS_Mindica_2.1, whole genome shotgun sequence includes these proteins:
- the LOC123218475 gene encoding protein MANNAN SYNTHESIS-RELATED 2-like encodes MGVDLRQVVAGVLTLTMFVMLGNMIKRDHFDSITEKLPGDMQDVAMVAEQGLHTIAKMGKGPWLEDGQELKPCWSKSNFDVLPKSKGFVTFSLTNGPEHHVSQIAEAVVVANVLQATLVVPDIRGSKPGDERKFEDIYNVEKFIESLHGVVRVVKELPDEISIRDLAVVKVPNRVTEGHVRENIYPIFKAKGNIRMATFFPSVNMRKATEKTNTDSITCLAMFGSLELQLEVNEVVDSMVERLRALSRKSDGQFVAVDLRVDLLDNKGCHESGLTRRKSCYNAHEIAIFLQKIGYDRDTTIYLTQSRWDSSLSVLKDTFPKTYTKESIMPADKKDKFLETEDSEYEKVIDFYICSQSDVFVPAMSSLFYANVAGKRIASGKTQILVPAEISSSSASAADFISPYILKKNHLAHSCFC; translated from the exons ATGGGTGTTGATTTGAGGCAAGTGGTGGCTGGTGTGTTGACACTCACCATGTTTGTTATGCTTGGCAACATGATTAAAAGAGACCACTTTGATTCCATCACT gaaaagcttCCAGGTGACATGCAGGATGTTGCAATGGTTGCAGAGCAGGGTCTTCATACAATTGCTAAGATGGGTAAAGGGCCTTGGTTGGAGGATGGCCAAGAACTAAAACCTTGTTGGTCCAAGTCAAATTTTG atGTACTGCCAAAGTCGAAAGGATTTGTTACATTCTCCTTGACTAATGGCCCTGAACACCATGTCTCACAG ATTGCTGAAGCTGTGGTTGTAGCAAATGTCCTGCAAGCAACACTTGTTGTCCCGGACATCAGAGGAAGCAAACCAGGCGATGAGAG gaAATTTGAAGATATTTACAATGTTGAGAAGTTCATAGAAAGCCTGCATGGGGTGGTAAGAGTAGTGAAAGAACTGCCTGATGAGATATCAATCCGAGATCTTGCAGTTGTGAAGGTTCCTAATCGAGTCACGGAAGGCCATGTCAGAGAAAATATTTACCCAATCTTTAAAGCAAAGGGCAACATAAGGATGGCAACTTTCTTCCCTTCAGTAAATATGAGAAAGGCTACAGAGAAAACTAATACTGATTCGATTACATGTTTGGCAATGTTCGGAAGTCTAGAGTTGCAACTAGAGGTTAATGAAGTTGTTGACTCTATGGTTGAACGACTAAGAGCTTTGAGTCGAAAGTCAGATGGCCAATTTGTAGCAGTGGACTTGAGGGTTGATCTACTGGACAATAAGGGTTGTCATGAAAGTGGCCTTACTAGGAGAAAAAGTTGTTACAATGCGCACGAGATTGCTATATTTTTGCAGAAGATTGGATATGACAGGGATACAACCATCTATTTGACTCAATCAAGATGGGATAGCAGCCTTTCTGTGCTAAAAGATACCTTCCCTAAAACATATACAAAG GAGAGCATAATGCCTGCAGATAAGAAGGATAAGTTCCTAGAAACGGAAGATTCGGAATACGAAAAGGTCATCGACTTCTACATATGTTCTCAGAGTGATGTTTTTGTACCAGCCATGTCCAGCCTGTTTTACGCCAACGTAGCCGGAAAAAGAATAGCCTCCGGTAAGACTCAAATCCTTGTGCCAGCTGAAATTTCCAGTTCCTCTGCTTCTGCTGCTGATTTTATCTCCCCTTACATTCTGAAGAAGAACCACCTGGCCcattcatgtttttgttaa
- the LOC123218027 gene encoding ATP synthase subunit epsilon, mitochondrial-like, with amino-acid sequence MASNAAVPFWRAAGMTYITYSNICANLVRNCLKEPHKTEAINREKVHFSISKWEDGIPQKPTIRSDSHEE; translated from the exons ATGGCTTCAAACGCAGCTGTGCCGTTTTGGAGAGCAGCAGGGATGACATACATAACGTACTCTAACATCTGCGCGAATCTGGTGCGCAACTGCCTCAAGGAACCCCATAAGACCGAAGCCATCAATCGCGAGAAGGTTCACTTTTCAATTTCTAAGTGGGAAGATGGAATACCCCAGAAGCCCA CCATTCGATCGGATTCACATGAAGAATGA
- the LOC123218700 gene encoding exocyst complex component EXO84B-like isoform X3, with translation MSATKTARSRASPAKENGAAKVEEGLNLFKSDKFDSDIYVKSKCSLNEKEIKQLCSYLLDLKKASAEEMRRSVYANYAAFIRTSKEISDLEGELSSIRNLLSTQATLIHDLAEGIHIDSLSVKASDVSNSNGDLLNLENKGSSDMEKWSVEFPDFLDVLLAERRVDEALAALDEGERLVAEAKENKALDPAVIQSLQSVQNAIIERRQRLADQLAESACQPSTCGAELRAAISALKMLGDGPRAHSLLLNAHYQRYQYNMQSLRPSNTSYGGAYTAALSQLVFSAIAQAASDSLAIFGKERAYTSELVMWGTKQTEAFALLVKRHALASSAAAGGLRAAAECVQIALGHCSLLEARGLALCPMLLKLFRPSVEQALDANIRRIEESTAALAAADDWVLTLHPTGTRQAGRFSTASIGSALQHKLTSSAHRFNLMVQDFFEDVGPLLNMQLGGQTLEGLFQVFNSYVNMLVKALPGSMEEEANFEGSGNKIVRMAETEAQQIALYANASVLADELLPRAAMKLSPLHQANYRDDTHRRTSDRQNRHPEQREWKRRLVSSVDRLKDAFCRQHALDLIFTEDGDSHLSADMYINMDGNVDELDWFPSPIFQIPQKLNIFVTSWLSLPSCLLLKL, from the exons ATGTCAGCCACCAAGACGGCTCGGTCGCGGGCTTCGCCGGCCAAGGAAAACGGCGCCGCGAAAGTCGAGGAAGGTTTGAACTTGTTCAAGTCAGACAAATTTGACTCCGATATCTATGTCAAGTCCAAGTGCTCTCTCAATGAAAAg GAAATAAAGCAATTATGTTCATATCTTCTGGATTTGAAGAAAGCTTCTGCTGAAGAAATGCGTAGAAGTGTATATGCTAATTATGCAGCCTTCATTCG AACATCAAAGGAGATATCAGATTTAGAGGGGGAGCTTTCGTCCATCAGAAACCTGTTATCTACTCAAGCTACTCTAATTCATGATTTAGCTGAGGGAATTCATATTGATTCTTTATCTGTCAAAGCTTCTGATGTTTCCAATTCAAATGGTGATTTATTAAATCTTGAAAATAAAGGATCTTCAGACATGGAGAAATGGTCAGTAGAATTTCCCGATTTCCTTGATGTATTGTTAGCTGAGAGGAGAGTCGATGAAGCCCTTGCAGCTCTTGATGAAGGAGAAAGATTAGTTGCTGAAGCAAAGGAAAATAAAGCTTTGGACCCTGCTGTGATTCAGTCTTTACAGAGTGTACAGAATGCCATCATTGAACGCAGGCAAAGATTAGCTGATCAGCTTGCTGAATCTGCTTGCCAACCTTCCACTTGTGGCGCTGAACTTCGTGCAGCCATATCAGCACTTAAAATGCTTGGTGATGGTCCTCGTGCTCATAGTTTACTACTCAATGCACATTACCAGAGATATCAGTATAACATGCAAAGCCTTCGTCCATCAAACACCTCATATGGAGGAGCATATACTGCTGCCCTCTCACAGTTGGTATTCTCTGCTATTGCTCAAGCAGCTAGTGATTCATTGGCTATTTTTGGTAAGGAGCGTGCTTATACCTCTGAGCTTGTGATGTGGGGTACAAAACAGACAGAAGCTTTTGCTCTTCTTGTAAAAAGACATGCCTTAGCTTCTTCTGCAGCTGCTGGTGGATTAAGAGCTGCTGCAGAGTGTGTTCAAATAGCTTTAGGTCATTGCTCTCTGTTGGAAGCTCGTGGATTGGCACTTTGTCCTATGCTCTTAAAACTCTTTAGGCCTAGTGTTGAGCAAGCATTAGATGCTAATATAAGACGAATTGAGGAGAGCACTGCTGCTTTGGCAGCTGCTGATGATTGGGTGCTTACCTTGCATCCAACAGGTACCCGCCAAGCTGGAAGGTTTTCTACTGCATCCATTGGCAGTGCACTGCAACATAAACTTACCAGTAGTGCTCATCGGTTCAATTTGATGGTCCAG GATTTCTTTGAGGATGTAGGGCCACTTTTAAATATGCAGTTGGGAGGTCAAACATTGGAAGGCCTATTCCAGGTATTTAACTCATATGTGAACATGCTTGTTAAGGCATTACCTGGATCAATGGAAGAAGAAGCAAATTTTGAAGGTTCAGGAAATAAAATTGTGCGAATGGCTGAGACTGAAGCTCAGCAGATTGCGTTATATGCCAATGCATCAGTACTAGCAGATGAACTATTACCACGTGCAGCCATGAAACTCTCCCCTCTACATCAAGCAAATTACAGGGATGACACTCATAGAAGGACTTCAGATAGGCAAAATCGTCACCCTGAGCAACGAGAATGGAAGAGGCGGCTTGTGAGCTCAGTGGATAGATTAAAAGATGCTTTCTGTCGCCAGCATGCTCTAGATCTCATTTTTACTGAAGATGGTGATAGCCATCTCAGTGCTGACATGTATATAAACATGGATGGAAATGTGGATGAGTTAGATTGGTTTCCATCTCCAATATTCcag ATTCctcaaaaattaaacatttttgtCACCTCTTGGCTCTCTTTGCCTTCATGTCTCCTTCTTAAGCTATAA
- the LOC123218700 gene encoding exocyst complex component EXO84B-like isoform X1 produces the protein MSATKTARSRASPAKENGAAKVEEGLNLFKSDKFDSDIYVKSKCSLNEKEIKQLCSYLLDLKKASAEEMRRSVYANYAAFIRTSKEISDLEGELSSIRNLLSTQATLIHDLAEGIHIDSLSVKASDVSNSNGDLLNLENKGSSDMEKWSVEFPDFLDVLLAERRVDEALAALDEGERLVAEAKENKALDPAVIQSLQSVQNAIIERRQRLADQLAESACQPSTCGAELRAAISALKMLGDGPRAHSLLLNAHYQRYQYNMQSLRPSNTSYGGAYTAALSQLVFSAIAQAASDSLAIFGKERAYTSELVMWGTKQTEAFALLVKRHALASSAAAGGLRAAAECVQIALGHCSLLEARGLALCPMLLKLFRPSVEQALDANIRRIEESTAALAAADDWVLTLHPTGTRQAGRFSTASIGSALQHKLTSSAHRFNLMVQDFFEDVGPLLNMQLGGQTLEGLFQVFNSYVNMLVKALPGSMEEEANFEGSGNKIVRMAETEAQQIALYANASVLADELLPRAAMKLSPLHQANYRDDTHRRTSDRQNRHPEQREWKRRLVSSVDRLKDAFCRQHALDLIFTEDGDSHLSADMYINMDGNVDELDWFPSPIFQELYIKLNRMASIAADMFVGRERFATLLLMRLTDTVILWLSNDQSFWDDIEDGPRPLGPLGIQQFCLDMKFVIRFASQGRYLSRNLHRVVNEIISKAIAAFAATGMDPYSVLPEDDWFNVICQEAMERLSGKPKELNSPTASVSAQSISSVRSQGSS, from the exons ATGTCAGCCACCAAGACGGCTCGGTCGCGGGCTTCGCCGGCCAAGGAAAACGGCGCCGCGAAAGTCGAGGAAGGTTTGAACTTGTTCAAGTCAGACAAATTTGACTCCGATATCTATGTCAAGTCCAAGTGCTCTCTCAATGAAAAg GAAATAAAGCAATTATGTTCATATCTTCTGGATTTGAAGAAAGCTTCTGCTGAAGAAATGCGTAGAAGTGTATATGCTAATTATGCAGCCTTCATTCG AACATCAAAGGAGATATCAGATTTAGAGGGGGAGCTTTCGTCCATCAGAAACCTGTTATCTACTCAAGCTACTCTAATTCATGATTTAGCTGAGGGAATTCATATTGATTCTTTATCTGTCAAAGCTTCTGATGTTTCCAATTCAAATGGTGATTTATTAAATCTTGAAAATAAAGGATCTTCAGACATGGAGAAATGGTCAGTAGAATTTCCCGATTTCCTTGATGTATTGTTAGCTGAGAGGAGAGTCGATGAAGCCCTTGCAGCTCTTGATGAAGGAGAAAGATTAGTTGCTGAAGCAAAGGAAAATAAAGCTTTGGACCCTGCTGTGATTCAGTCTTTACAGAGTGTACAGAATGCCATCATTGAACGCAGGCAAAGATTAGCTGATCAGCTTGCTGAATCTGCTTGCCAACCTTCCACTTGTGGCGCTGAACTTCGTGCAGCCATATCAGCACTTAAAATGCTTGGTGATGGTCCTCGTGCTCATAGTTTACTACTCAATGCACATTACCAGAGATATCAGTATAACATGCAAAGCCTTCGTCCATCAAACACCTCATATGGAGGAGCATATACTGCTGCCCTCTCACAGTTGGTATTCTCTGCTATTGCTCAAGCAGCTAGTGATTCATTGGCTATTTTTGGTAAGGAGCGTGCTTATACCTCTGAGCTTGTGATGTGGGGTACAAAACAGACAGAAGCTTTTGCTCTTCTTGTAAAAAGACATGCCTTAGCTTCTTCTGCAGCTGCTGGTGGATTAAGAGCTGCTGCAGAGTGTGTTCAAATAGCTTTAGGTCATTGCTCTCTGTTGGAAGCTCGTGGATTGGCACTTTGTCCTATGCTCTTAAAACTCTTTAGGCCTAGTGTTGAGCAAGCATTAGATGCTAATATAAGACGAATTGAGGAGAGCACTGCTGCTTTGGCAGCTGCTGATGATTGGGTGCTTACCTTGCATCCAACAGGTACCCGCCAAGCTGGAAGGTTTTCTACTGCATCCATTGGCAGTGCACTGCAACATAAACTTACCAGTAGTGCTCATCGGTTCAATTTGATGGTCCAG GATTTCTTTGAGGATGTAGGGCCACTTTTAAATATGCAGTTGGGAGGTCAAACATTGGAAGGCCTATTCCAGGTATTTAACTCATATGTGAACATGCTTGTTAAGGCATTACCTGGATCAATGGAAGAAGAAGCAAATTTTGAAGGTTCAGGAAATAAAATTGTGCGAATGGCTGAGACTGAAGCTCAGCAGATTGCGTTATATGCCAATGCATCAGTACTAGCAGATGAACTATTACCACGTGCAGCCATGAAACTCTCCCCTCTACATCAAGCAAATTACAGGGATGACACTCATAGAAGGACTTCAGATAGGCAAAATCGTCACCCTGAGCAACGAGAATGGAAGAGGCGGCTTGTGAGCTCAGTGGATAGATTAAAAGATGCTTTCTGTCGCCAGCATGCTCTAGATCTCATTTTTACTGAAGATGGTGATAGCCATCTCAGTGCTGACATGTATATAAACATGGATGGAAATGTGGATGAGTTAGATTGGTTTCCATCTCCAATATTCcag GAACTTTATATAAAACTAAACAGGATGGCTAGCATAGCAGCAGATATGTTTGTAGGAAGAGAAAGATTTGCAACACTACTATTGATGAGACTGACAGACACTGTCATCTTATGGCTTTCAAATGACCAAAGCTTTTGGGATGATATTGAGGATGGGCCAAGGCCGTTAGGACCTCTTGGTATTCAACAA TTCTGTCTCGATATGAAGTTTGTGATACGCTTTGCTTCTCAAGGTCGCTACTTGTCACGGAATTTGCATAGAGTTGTCAATGAGATCATATCTAAAGCAATTGCAGCATTTGCTGCTACTGGCATGGATCCCTATAG
- the LOC123219769 gene encoding exocyst complex component EXO70A1-like produces MAEVDSIDNLLAARNFLNASLEKSRVLAGALDKTGPRLEEIKTRLSSLEAAFKSIPMRKCSLGAVRDQIECAIGPAAAVLRVFDGVQELEKSLLFEPSSDLSKYLSVMKQLEESMRFLAGNCRLAIEWLEGIAEAFDGNSVVDNQYISSLKQCLRILRELQATDVCSRLNGGGLFEPLNRLENEFIQIVTLHTIPDILVASSFFAEKQTGIDQSTVPASAVQKFQAIIDRLNANGRLENCISAYVKVRSSNIRRSLEVLDLEYLEKSVLGSDDVQDIEDFIDNWCDHLQLVVKHVFEPEYKLCNDVFSKTGSDACMRCFAKIAARSGILSFLQFGMNVTEAKRNPLKLLKLLDMFAVLDSLRVHINRLFGAEACAEIKNLTRDLVKRVVGGVREIFWELPLQVQLQRQISPPVNGAVPRLVSFVTDYLNQLLGENYRPILTQVLLIHQNWKQEKYEEGLLTGQIYNIIKEIALNLDAWSSAFEDNTLSYLFMMNNHCHFCNLQGTELGKMLGDSWLKAHEQYRDYYVEIYVRESWGEIFALLSQDGLAQFPGRKANCRDTAKKRLKAFNDAFDYMYKKQFFWVVADKSLREKICNLVVQAFVPVYRSYLQSYGVLVEQDVSASKHVKYSVYNLEKMLSSMFQPKLGKYGSSKHLEIIGKLKNAVTNQFHLMLTAT; encoded by the coding sequence ATGGCTGAGGTTGACAGTATTGACAATCTTTTGGCTGCTAGGAATTTCTTGAATGCTAGTTTGGAAAAATCAAGAGTTCTTGCAGGGGCACTGGATAAAACTGGGCCAAGGTTGGAAGAGATTAAAACAAGGTTGTCTTCTTTGGAGGCTGCATTTAAGTCCATACCTATGCGAAAATGTTCGCTTGGTGCGGTCAGAGATCAGATTGAATGTGCTATTGGCCCGGCTGCAGCTGTTCTGAGGGTGTTCGATGGTGTGCAGGAGCTTGAGAAGTCGCTCTTGTTTGAGCCAAGTTCTGACCTTTCTAAGTATCTTTCAGTCATGAAGCAGCTTGAAGAATCAATGAGATTCCTCGCAGGTAATTGCAGGCTTGCAATTGAGTGGTTGGAGGGTATTGCTGAGGCTTTTGATGGAAATTCAGTTGTCGACAATCAGTACATTTCCAGTCTGAAGCAGTGTCTGAGAATTTTACGGGAGTTGCAGGCTACTGATGTATGCTCCCGCCTGAATGGAGGGGGCCTATTTGAGCCATTAAACAGACTTGAGAATGAATTCATTCAAATTGTGACGCTACACACCATTCCTGACATTTTGGTGGCCTCGTCATTCTTCGCTGAAAAGCAAACTGGTATTGATCAATCAACTGTTCCAGCATCCGCAGTACAGAAGTTCCAGGCCATAATTGACCGGTTAAATGCTAATGGTCGGCTTGAGAATTGCATATCTGCATATGTTAAAGTTCGAAGTTCGAATATCAGAAGAAGCCTGGAAGTTCTTGATTTGGAATATCTTGAGAAATCAGTTTTAGGGTCTGATGACGTGCAAGACATAGAGGATTTTATAGATAATTGGTGTGATCATTTACAGTTGGTGGTGAAGCATGTGTTTGAGCCAGAATACAAGCTCTGCAATGATGTTTTCAGCAAGACTGGATCAGATGCTTGCATGCGTTGCTTTGCAAAAATTGCAGCACGGTCTGGAATTCTTTCCTTCCTACAGTTTGGAATGAATGTTACAGAGGCTAAGAGGAATCCCCTCAAGCTGCTGAAACTGTTGGACATGTTTGCAGTTTTAGACAGTCTGAGGGTGCATATCAACCGGCTTTTTGGAGCAGAAGCTTGTGCTGAAATCAAAAACCTGACAAGGGATCTCGTCAAGAGAGTTGTCGGTGGCGTACGCGAAATTTTCTGGGAACTCCCTCTTCAAGTTCAGCTACAAAGGCAAATTTCCCCTCCTGTAAATGGGGCTGTTCCAAGATTGGTAAGCTTTGTGACCGACTACTTGAATCAACTGCTTGGTGAAAATTACAGGCCAATCTTAACGCAGGTTCTGCTAATCCATCAAAACTGGAAACAAGAGAAATATGAAGAGGGCCTTCTTACAGGCCAGATTTACAACATAATAAAGGAAATTGCATTGAACTTAGATGCATGGTCAAGTGCATTTGAGGATAATACATTGTCCTACCTTTTCATGATGAATAATCACTGTCACTTCTGCAATCTGCAAGGCACAGAGCTTGGAAAAATGTTGGGAGATTCTTGGTTAAAAGCTCATGAGCAGTATAGAGACTATTATGTAGAAATCTATGTGAGAGAGAGCTGGGGAGAAATTTTTGCCCTTCTAAGCCAAGATGGCCTAGCTCAGTTCCCTGGAAGAAAAGCAAATTGCCGCGACACTGCAAAGAAGAGGCTAAAAGCTTTCAATGATGCTTTCGATTACATGTACAAGAAGCAATTCTTCTGGGTTGTGGCTGATAAGAGCTTGAGGGAGAAAATATGCAATCTTGTAGTGCAGGCTTTTGTACCTGTCTACAGGAGCTACTTGCAGAGCTATGGAGTTTTAGTTGAACAAGATGTTAGTGCAAGCAAGCACGTGAAATATTCTGTGTATAATTTGGAGAAGATGCTGAGCTCTATGTTTCAGCCAAAGTTGGGAAAGTACGGAAGCTCAAAACACTTAGAAATTATTGGTAAATTGAAGAATGCAGTCACcaatcaatttcatttgatgCTTACAGCCACCTGA
- the LOC123218700 gene encoding exocyst complex component EXO84B-like isoform X2, which produces MSSPSALSMKRTSKEISDLEGELSSIRNLLSTQATLIHDLAEGIHIDSLSVKASDVSNSNGDLLNLENKGSSDMEKWSVEFPDFLDVLLAERRVDEALAALDEGERLVAEAKENKALDPAVIQSLQSVQNAIIERRQRLADQLAESACQPSTCGAELRAAISALKMLGDGPRAHSLLLNAHYQRYQYNMQSLRPSNTSYGGAYTAALSQLVFSAIAQAASDSLAIFGKERAYTSELVMWGTKQTEAFALLVKRHALASSAAAGGLRAAAECVQIALGHCSLLEARGLALCPMLLKLFRPSVEQALDANIRRIEESTAALAAADDWVLTLHPTGTRQAGRFSTASIGSALQHKLTSSAHRFNLMVQDFFEDVGPLLNMQLGGQTLEGLFQVFNSYVNMLVKALPGSMEEEANFEGSGNKIVRMAETEAQQIALYANASVLADELLPRAAMKLSPLHQANYRDDTHRRTSDRQNRHPEQREWKRRLVSSVDRLKDAFCRQHALDLIFTEDGDSHLSADMYINMDGNVDELDWFPSPIFQELYIKLNRMASIAADMFVGRERFATLLLMRLTDTVILWLSNDQSFWDDIEDGPRPLGPLGIQQFCLDMKFVIRFASQGRYLSRNLHRVVNEIISKAIAAFAATGMDPYSVLPEDDWFNVICQEAMERLSGKPKELNSPTASVSAQSISSVRSQGSS; this is translated from the exons ATGTCAAGTCCAAGTGCTCTCTCAATGAAAAg AACATCAAAGGAGATATCAGATTTAGAGGGGGAGCTTTCGTCCATCAGAAACCTGTTATCTACTCAAGCTACTCTAATTCATGATTTAGCTGAGGGAATTCATATTGATTCTTTATCTGTCAAAGCTTCTGATGTTTCCAATTCAAATGGTGATTTATTAAATCTTGAAAATAAAGGATCTTCAGACATGGAGAAATGGTCAGTAGAATTTCCCGATTTCCTTGATGTATTGTTAGCTGAGAGGAGAGTCGATGAAGCCCTTGCAGCTCTTGATGAAGGAGAAAGATTAGTTGCTGAAGCAAAGGAAAATAAAGCTTTGGACCCTGCTGTGATTCAGTCTTTACAGAGTGTACAGAATGCCATCATTGAACGCAGGCAAAGATTAGCTGATCAGCTTGCTGAATCTGCTTGCCAACCTTCCACTTGTGGCGCTGAACTTCGTGCAGCCATATCAGCACTTAAAATGCTTGGTGATGGTCCTCGTGCTCATAGTTTACTACTCAATGCACATTACCAGAGATATCAGTATAACATGCAAAGCCTTCGTCCATCAAACACCTCATATGGAGGAGCATATACTGCTGCCCTCTCACAGTTGGTATTCTCTGCTATTGCTCAAGCAGCTAGTGATTCATTGGCTATTTTTGGTAAGGAGCGTGCTTATACCTCTGAGCTTGTGATGTGGGGTACAAAACAGACAGAAGCTTTTGCTCTTCTTGTAAAAAGACATGCCTTAGCTTCTTCTGCAGCTGCTGGTGGATTAAGAGCTGCTGCAGAGTGTGTTCAAATAGCTTTAGGTCATTGCTCTCTGTTGGAAGCTCGTGGATTGGCACTTTGTCCTATGCTCTTAAAACTCTTTAGGCCTAGTGTTGAGCAAGCATTAGATGCTAATATAAGACGAATTGAGGAGAGCACTGCTGCTTTGGCAGCTGCTGATGATTGGGTGCTTACCTTGCATCCAACAGGTACCCGCCAAGCTGGAAGGTTTTCTACTGCATCCATTGGCAGTGCACTGCAACATAAACTTACCAGTAGTGCTCATCGGTTCAATTTGATGGTCCAG GATTTCTTTGAGGATGTAGGGCCACTTTTAAATATGCAGTTGGGAGGTCAAACATTGGAAGGCCTATTCCAGGTATTTAACTCATATGTGAACATGCTTGTTAAGGCATTACCTGGATCAATGGAAGAAGAAGCAAATTTTGAAGGTTCAGGAAATAAAATTGTGCGAATGGCTGAGACTGAAGCTCAGCAGATTGCGTTATATGCCAATGCATCAGTACTAGCAGATGAACTATTACCACGTGCAGCCATGAAACTCTCCCCTCTACATCAAGCAAATTACAGGGATGACACTCATAGAAGGACTTCAGATAGGCAAAATCGTCACCCTGAGCAACGAGAATGGAAGAGGCGGCTTGTGAGCTCAGTGGATAGATTAAAAGATGCTTTCTGTCGCCAGCATGCTCTAGATCTCATTTTTACTGAAGATGGTGATAGCCATCTCAGTGCTGACATGTATATAAACATGGATGGAAATGTGGATGAGTTAGATTGGTTTCCATCTCCAATATTCcag GAACTTTATATAAAACTAAACAGGATGGCTAGCATAGCAGCAGATATGTTTGTAGGAAGAGAAAGATTTGCAACACTACTATTGATGAGACTGACAGACACTGTCATCTTATGGCTTTCAAATGACCAAAGCTTTTGGGATGATATTGAGGATGGGCCAAGGCCGTTAGGACCTCTTGGTATTCAACAA TTCTGTCTCGATATGAAGTTTGTGATACGCTTTGCTTCTCAAGGTCGCTACTTGTCACGGAATTTGCATAGAGTTGTCAATGAGATCATATCTAAAGCAATTGCAGCATTTGCTGCTACTGGCATGGATCCCTATAG